AAATTCCAAATGTATTCTGGCTCGAATTCCCCACCCCTTTGATCCAAAAAGCGTAGGCAGGTTAGGATTTTCGAGATAATTAAATCTGCGTACAAGATCTACTCTGAACATTTTAAAAATGTTTGTCACGCCGATGCTTGCTTCAATGTAAGGTCTTCCATCTAATAAAAATGTTGTGGTTTGACCATTTTCATCTTTAGGTAATTGAACCAGCTCTGAATGAAGATTTGGATTATTCTTGGCTGATGTAGAACCATATAATGCTTTAAAAGTTACGACTTCTCTTAATTTCAGTTTTTTAATAAGGGGCACCTGATTCAAAAATCTGCCAAAAAAGAAATGCTCAATGTTTATGGATGCATACTGATCTGTTGAAAATTCAAGAAAATTCATCAGGTTATAGGAAGCCAGTTGATATGCATAAGTTTGATTACCTCGAGGAATAAACTTAAGAATATAAGGTACGTCGCCCCAGATTTTACCGGATTCAAGGATAATATTTGTAGTACCCCAAGTGGTCCATTCAAACTGTTTGAAAAGGTTTAAGGTCAGACGGTCATAATTATATTGACCACCAAGTATGTTTTCAAAACCTTTTATATAATTAAGTTTTATTACAGGATATTCATTAAACAGGGGTCTTCTGTTTTGTTTCCCCTGGATGAATTTTTCATTTGGAGCAAATTTTAATCCTATCTGAACTTCAGAAGTCGTGATGTCCTGAATTGAAACTTCAGTCTCTAAAACAGGATCATTGTAAAGAAACTGTAAAGTTCCAATGGGTTCTCTGTTTTTATGAATCAAAGCTATATTATAACTTAAGACATCATTTTCGTTTTCATAAAAAATCTTGTAAACATCATTGAACAACATTTTATCAACGACTCCTCTTCTCAGTGATAATAAAATATTGTCGGGGCTGAAGAAGTCAAGATCCTGTCCGGGAAATATACTTTCTCTATCTGCGGATAAACGAATGTAATGTCTGGGATTTCTTTTATAATCTTCATTAAAAGTATATGTAAAACCTGTCGAATACTTGTACCGTTTCATACGGGTGGTATAAGATCCGTAAGCTTGTAAAAGTATTTTTTTACTTAGTTTAAAAGTTGACCAACCACCAAATCTGATTTGAGTACCTTCTACAGGATTATAGCTTGCAAATGTCGCCAGGGGACCAAATTCAACCCGGTCTAAAGGTACGAATCCGGTGGTGAATACTCTCGTCAGATATACTAAAGAATTGAATTTTTTACTGCTTCGCAACATATCCACCATTTTGTATAGGTCGCTGTCACTTTTATTGAGAGGTACAAGTCTGTTCTGCTCCCAAAATTCATTGGGTCTGTACACATCAGGAGCTTCTTCTACAGCCAATAAACCTGAATAAACAGACGGTTCTGAAGGCTCATTAAATTTAAAATCGGAATAAACTACTGTACGGGTTCCAAAAGCCCCCAATCCATTAGCAGAGAGAGAATAGTCAATGGTCAGGACATCTTTGGTACGTATATATTTGTCTTCATAAGGCTCAAACTCCTGTTCAATGCGTAAATCTCTGACAAAATTCAAATTTATACCATTAATGATACCCATATCTATTTTAAGTACGGTATATTTTTCATCATTAGAAATGTACATGTTTCCGGTGAATCCAATATTTCCTTTCACAGCCGGTATAAAAGCAAGGTTGATTGCAGACTTTCCATTGATGATGGTTGTGTCAATAATGTAATATCTGTAAAAATTAAATCCTGGTTTGGAAACAGGACTAACAAATTGATTTTCCAATAACTGGATTTCATCGTTATAAATGTCAATATCAGTGTAAAGTACATCAATGACACTGTTTAAGGACTTGGCATCAAACTGTTCTGTTATTTCTGAAAATTTGATTGCTTTTCTGTATTCTTTTTCTTTCTCAGGAGACTTTCGGAAATAATAAGTTGATAGTGTTTCTCGGAGAAAGATAGGTAAATACGTTTTTCCGTTAATACTGGAAGTATCTTCGAACTCCCACATAAACTCAAGATCCTTGGTAATAAAGGAGTTTTTGAAATTATGGGTAATATTATTTAAATCTAATCTAACCTTTTCATATTTTTCATACTGAAGATAATCCAAACCTTTCAGATGATTTTGTTTTCTGTTTTGAGTAACTTTTTTGGCCAGTTCAAGAGCAGGGTTGTTCTTTTTACTGTATTTCTCCTTTTTTGCTTTGAATACAACAGTCTCCATCACTTTACTCTCAAATTTCAGGTAAAAATCAAAATTTTGTTTTTTGCCTCTAACAACTTTGACTTTTTGTGATACATAACCAAGATAATTGACCATCAGCGTATCAGAAGGGAAACGGGTCTCTAACAGAAAATAACCATCTGTATCCGTGGTTGTACCAACCGTTGTACCTAAAAAACTGACTTCTACAAATATAAGGGGTTCTTTTGTGTCTGCATCATATATCCGGCCACTTACAGAAGTTACACTCTGACCTGATGTAAATGGAATAAATACTAAAAAGCTAAACAAACTGATGAACAGAACAGAAATTAATTTTCCTGTTAAACTTTTTGAATTATAAAATATATTGGATGAAATATGTTGTTGCATGATTTTTGTGGGGAACTTGTAGTATTTGTTCTGAAAATTGGGACTAAGGCTTTTGAAAACGGGTGCAAATCTAATTGCAGTATCATTATAAACATTATTCATAATACGGGCTTAACGTTTGAATAACATTTTAAATTATATTGCTATGGTTTATTGTAAAGATGCCTCTTATATTAAGATATACGAAAAGACAAAAATTATCTGAAAAAGTTTGGAGAATATCGAAAACAAAACATTAAAAATATTGGACCTAAATCCATTTTATTTCAAAGATATTCTCAAAAAACGTACTATTCAAGTATAACTGAACAAGGAAATCAAACTAATTTTCTGAAATCCAACAGAGTTGTTTTTCATTATTAACAAATTTGACAAAAATATCATTTAGAATATAATAAGTTGATATATAACTAATTATAAAACTTAAAATACAATTATAAATCTGAAATACATTAAAATAATTTTGTATCAGTAAAAAAAAAATGTAAAAAATACCCCAAACTAAAAACACAGGGTAGTCCATTGTCGATATACCTTTGCATCACTTCCCCACTTATTAAAGTAAGTCTTTAATAAAATCTGAACAAGCCTGAAAGACGCAGGCGAAACTTATTTTTTTAATAACCAAAACTCTTTTACTAATGGTAAAAAAAGATTTACTTACACGTTGTAAGGGGATTCCGGTATTGCAATCACTACTGTTGAGTCTCCTTGTTCTTTTCTCAACCGGTTACAGCTATGGTCAGACGATGGCTTGTAATGACCAGGTCAATGTTTCACTTAATGAAGATTGTGAAGCAAGAATTACCCCTTTAATGATTTTGGAGGGCGAGTCAATTAATCTTGCTTTAAATTCTACGGTAAAGGTGAGTGGTATTCCTACCAGTGTACCTTATTCTCATCCGGTGGTAACCACTCCAGGGTTTTACTCAGTTACCGTTACAAGCCCTCAGGGAAATTCCTGTTGGGGTAACATGTTGGTGGAAGACAAACTTCCGCCTGTAGTCAATTGCAATTGTCCGGTCGGAAATGATGATCCGGCATGTAGCTTCCTGTGTACAGACGAAGTTGCTTTTTTAGCAGGAACTTTGAATTTTCCCAAACCTACCGCAGTTGATGCTTGTACAGCAACTACTGTTGTTTTTGGCGATCAGGTGATACAGGGTGATTGTGGTTTCAAAACGATCCGCAGAACCTGGATTTTTTCTGATGCTTTTGGCAACACTTCTGCACCATGCGTGTCGGAGTATTATTTTGAAAAAGTTGATATTTTTACTGACCTTACTCCACCATATCAGGCAGTTCAGTTGACGTGTGGAGCAGATGTTAGTATGCCCGGCATATTTACGTTTATTAAAAATCAACTAAAGCCTATTTATCTTGCTGAATTTTTAGCGCCACCATTCAACTATAACCAAAGTCAGGCAAATGCCGCAGCTGAGGCTAAAGCTATTGAAGAAGCAAACAAACATGCATGGCCTACAGTAAATGGAATTCCGCTTTCGGCACCTATATGTAATATCATGGCAGCAAAGCAGGATACTGAAATTCCGGCTTGTGGCCCTACATGTACAAACAGTAAAAAAGTCATCAGACTCTGGACAATCATTGACTGGTGTACAGGAGAGACCCGTACCGTTACACAGATTATTAAAGCAACTGATGATGAAGCACCCACTATCGTAGCTAAAAATATTACCGTTAGTGTAGATCCTTGGGTTTGTGCGGGCAACTTTTTACTTCCTGCACCGGATATTTTACACGATAATTGTGATGCAAATCCAACTTATACCGTGGAAGGCCCGTTTGGCGTAGTTATCAAATATGATATTCCAAGCAAAAGATTTCTGGTTACAGGTGCACCTAAAGGTGTTCATACCTTTACGTATGTAGGCAAAGACTGTTGTGAAAACGAAGGAAGATATGACATTACAGTTACAATAGTAGATCGTACACCACCGGTAGCAGTTGCAAAACAATATATTGTCATTTCACTTACTACAGATGGTGATGGCGAAGGAATTGCAAAATTATTTGCAAACAGTGTGGACAACGGATCTTATGACCAATGTTCAAATGTACATCTGGAAATAAGAAGAGAATTCCAACCTGGAAGAGATGAAATAGGTTGCGGATATACCGGCAACTACACGTACAATGCAGATGGACATCCTAATGATGGATCCAGTAATCCTAATGCATCAAACTACGACCCTGACAACGGAGCTTATGTTAAATTTTGTTGTGCGGATATCACCAATACAGACGGAGCAGTACCTTTTGGAATCGTGAAAGTATGGATGAGAGTTTGGGATGATGGCGATATGAACGGTATCTATGGAACCGCAGGCGACAACTTTAATGAGACATGGGTAGAAGTAAGAGTTGAAGACAAACTTCCGCCTAAGATTGTATGTCCTCCGGATATTACGTTAGCGTGTAATGATGATCATCTTGATTTAAGCAGAACAGGAAGAGCGACAGCTTATTCAAACTGTCTGAACCTAGAGACAGAGTTTACGGATGTTAATTTCCTGAATTCATGTGGTAACGGTTATGTACTCAGAAACTGGAGAGTGAAAGGAAAACCGGGATTTGTGTGTACACAAAGAATTACAAAGTACAATCCATTTCCGCTTTTTGCCGGATCAATTGTGTGGCCGTCAGACAGAACTACGAATTGTGCTGGAAATCCTATCATCGACCAACCCACCTGGACAGCAGGTCCTTGTGATCAGGTAGGTGTAAGTTTGAAAAGCGATACGTTTTATTTTGAAGGAAATGCATGTTTGAAAATCTTAAACAGATGGACTGTAATCGACTGGTGTCAGTATGATCCGAATGCAACTGCGCCTACCGGATATTATACGCATACTCAGACCATTAAGGTTATTGACGAAGTTAAGCCTACTTTAGGATCATGTGCTGACCTGATGTTTGAAATTAATGATGACAACGATGCGGATAATGACGGAAATAAGTGTGAGAGAAAAAATCTAGTACTTACTCAAACAGCGACAGATCAGGGACAATGCGCTTCTGACTGGTTGAAATGGGTAATTTTTGTGGACCTTTGGGGTGATGGTACGAATGATTATGAATTCTCAAGTTTCCTTCCGGCATCAGATGTGACATTTAACGATACAAATGGAAACGGTATTCCGGACCGATATGTAGGTGCTACCGGACAAGGTCAGACGGTTTCTATTACAATACCTGAGGATATATTAGGTAGTATGTCTAATCACAAAGTAAGATGGTCAGTATCTGACGGCTGTGGTAATGTGACATCCTGTTCACAAAACTTTATGGTTGTAGATAAGAAAAAACCTACTCCATACTGTCTGAATATCAGCTCTGCATTGATGCTGAACGGACAGGTAGAATTATGGGCAGTTGACTTCAACCTTGGATCTTTTGACAACTGTACAGCAAAAAACAATTTGTTGTACACGTTTGATGGAGCGAATCCAAATCTTACCAGATTGAATCAGGTTCACTATTTTAAAGGAGCTGGTCAAAATGCATCAGAAGCTGAATATAATGCAGGTCTTGCACAAAAATGGCTACCGGCAAGCAACAGTTCAGGAAGAATTTTCAATTGTTCACATTTGCCATCAGTAGATGTTCAGATGACCGTTTGGGATGAAAAACTGAATTTTGAATACTGTCTTGTAAAACTGAACCTTGCAGACAATCAGGGTGCATGTGGAAATACTCCAAATGTAACAGTGACTGGTACTACCACAACACAAACAGGTGCAGTTTTGATTGGAGCAGAAGTAACATTGGCAAACGGAATCGCAGAGATGACACGAACGTATTATACCGGTAATAATGGAATTTTTGCTTTCCCGAATACAGTCATGCATTATGATTACACTATTCAAGGTGCAAAAAATGATGATTATCTGAATGGTGTGAGTACATTGGATCTGGTATTGATTCAGAGACATATTCTGGACCTGGAGAAGTTGAACAATCCATACAATATTATTGCAGCAGATGTTAATAATGACCAAAAAGTTACTGCGGCGGATATGGTAGAATTGAGAAAACTGATTTTAGGTATTTACAATACATTGCCAAGTAACGGCAGCTGGAAGTTTATAAACGCAAAGCAAACATTTTTTGATGTAAATCATCCTTGGCCATTGACCGAAACGATAAATCTGGAAAATCTTTCTTCCAATATGGAAAATCAGAATTTCATTTCTGTAAAAGTAGGTGATGTAAACGGATCAGCATCCAGCCAGATTTCTGGTGGAAACACTGAAAACCGAAGTGTAATAAACTTAAAATCGGATGATCAGGCCGTGGCTTCTGGTCAGGAATATACAGTATCATTTACATCTTCTGAAGTACAGAATATTTACGGATTTCAGTTTACAATGGATTTGAAAAATGCAGAGCTGATAGATGTTTTTGCTGGTTCCAAAAGATTGGCAGATGCTAATATTGCCAGACAGGATGCAAACAGATACACTGTAAGTTGGAATGATATTACTCCATTGAATGGCAATGACGTGATTTCTTTCAGAATTTTATCTAAAGCTAATGGTTTGATTTCTGATATGGTGGACGTTAACTCTACTGTTACAAAAGCAGAAATATATACCGGACAGACTCCTAAAGCCAGCAAATTGTCCCTAAGATTTGCTGATAAAGGCACTGACACAGAATTTGTGGTCTATCAGAATGAACCAAATCCGTTCAAAGATAACACTTCAATCGGGTTTAATCTTCCGGAAGCCGGAAAAGTGAAGCTGACAGTCACTGATATTAACGGTAGAGAAATCTATACCAACTCCAATTCTTTTGGCAAGGGGTATAATAATTTCACTTTGAATAGAAATGATATTAAATATACTGGTGTAATGATTTACAAAATCGAAAGTGGATCTTACACTGCAACCAAAAAGATGATCGGCCTCGAGTAACAACAATTTGCTTAATTTAATTCCTGAAGGGATGCATCTGTCTGGTGCATCCCTTTTTCCAGTTTTGTCAGTGAATTAATATAAATTAGATAGAATGAGAAAGATCCCGCTTCAATTAATTTTTCTGTTTATCACGTTTTGCGGTTGTGTATATGATCCACCGCGTAAAACTATTGCTATCATAAATTATAGCACATCAGAAACTATTTATGTTTATCCTGCCAGATGTTTAAATAACATAGATTCTTTTAAAAATGTAGCCAAAAATTATTTTGACCAGGGTTTTGGCAAAACAATAAAAAATATCTATTACATTAACCCACTTGATACTGGGTATATCGTGATGGACAGTTTTCACATTCTGAATTGTTCGGATAAAGAAGTAAAACTATTCATTTTTAAAGAGTCAATTTTGAAAAGATATCATGAATATGAAATAATAAAAAATGAATTATTTGATACCATCTTCAGTATCAATAAAACAACTCTTGAAGATGGTTTTTTTATATACAGATCTTGTGATTTGAAAATCTCAAAATAATGCATGCTATTAAATATCAGAAATTTCATCATTATAAAAAAAATGAATTTAAAAAAAAATGAATTTAAAGCATTGAAAATAAGTCATTTAAATTGTAAAATTTGAATTAAAAAGTTGGTTATTGTATAGATTTCTGAGTACTGAATACCTTTTTTTAGTACCTTTGAACAATTAATCTTTAATGAATTTCAATGGAAGACAAACGCCTTTTTCTGCTTGATGGCCATGCACTTGTTTATCGGGCACATTTTGCTTTTATAGCCAGACCTTTGATTAATTCTAAAGGACTTAATACTTCGGCGATTACTGGATTTGTCCGCACCTTGTGGGATCTGATGGTAAATCAAAAACCTACTCATATTGCGGTTGCTTTTGACCCGAAAGGCGGTACATTCAGACATGAATATTATCCGCAATATAAAGCCAACCGAGATGCACAGCCAGAAGATATTACGATAGCTTTGCAATATATTCCGGCGATTGTGGAAGCCTTTAATATTCCGGTTGTAATGGTGAATAATTATGAAGCAGATGATGTGATAGGAACATTGGCCAAGCAGGCTGAAAAAGAAGGATATACTGTGTATATGGTTACACCTGATAAAGATTATGCTCAATTGGTTTCTCCCAATATTTATATGTACAAACCCGGCAGACAAGGCAATGAAGTAGAGATTCTGGGAGAAAAAGAGATTTTGGCCAATTGGGATATTGAACGGGTAGAACAGGTGATAGATGTGTTGGGTTTACAGGGAGATAGTGTAGATAATATACCGGGTATTCCGGGCATAGGTCCCAAAACCGCAGTTACATTATTGAAAGAATTCGGATCAGTTGAAAATATCATTGCCAATGCAGATAAGCTGAAAGGTAAACAAAAGGACAATGTTGTCAATTTTGCTGAGCAGGCACTATTATCTAAGAGATTAGCAACTATAGATATTAATTCTCCTATTCAGTTTGATGCAACGAGGTTCAATCTGGATCCAATGAACAAAGAGAAGCTAAAAGAAATATTTTTAGAATTAGAATTCCGGACTCTGGCAGATCAGATTCTGGGATTTAAGACCGGACCACAGAAATCTGCACCAGTAGCGGTTCAACAGTCTTTATTTTCGGATGAAAACATGCAAAACGCATCTTCTTCAACTTTATCTCAAAACGATGAAGAAAAATACACAGTTGCTAAGAAAAATATTGATAACACCCCGCATCAGTATTATGTTACAGATACGCATGAGAAAATCAAAGATTTGGTTGAGTTATTAGAAAAACAATCAGAATTCAGTTTTGATACAGAAACAACCGGGATTGATGCGCAAAATGCAGAGTTGGTAGGTTTGGTGTTTTCAATAAAACCACATGAAGCATACTATGTACCAGTACCGGCAGACCAGCAAAAGGCAAAAGAAATAGCTGCCAGCTTTAAAAAAGTGCTTGAAGATAAAAACATTGCTAAAATTGGGCAGAACATAAAATATGATATGACTATCATGAAATGGTATGATATTCATATGGAAGGAGATTTTTTTGATACAATGATTGCGCATTATCTGTGCGAGCCGGATATGAGACACAAACTGGATTATCTCACCGAGGCTTATCTAGAGTATAAAATGGTTCCCATCGAAGACCTGATTGGGAAATCCGGAAAGAATCAACTTTCCATGCGGGATGTAAGTGAAGAAAAGGTAAAAGAATATGCCGGAGAAGATGCTGACCTTACCTTACAACTTGCACCACTACTAAAAGACTTGTTGAAAGATAATGAACTGGAAACATTATATAAAGAAATAGAAGCTCCTCTGATTAAGGTTTTGTGTAACCTGGAGTTTGAAGGTGTAAAAGTGAATGCAGATTTTCTGAACGAATATTCTAAAGAACTCAATCAGATTATCCTGAAGAAAGAAAAAGAGATATACGAACATGCCGGCGTACACTTCAATATATCATCTCCCAAACAAGTAGGAGAAGTATTGTTTGACAGACTCAAAGTGCCTTATAAATGGAAAAAAACATCATCAGGTCAGTATTCTACGGATTTTGATAAACTGACGGAGCTGGCTGGCGAACACATTGTGATTGACACGATTCTCGAATATCGTAAATTTACCAAGTTAAAAAGCACTTATGTAGATGCAATACCATTATTGATCAATCCTAAAACGGGAAGGATACACAGTAATTTTAATCAGGCAAGGGCTGCAACGGGCAGACTGAGTTCTGAAAATCCGAATCTTCAGAATATACCGATACGGGATGAAGCCGGAAGAGAAATCAGAAAGGCATTTGAACCTCGAAATGCAGATTACATCCTTTTGGCTGCCGATTATTCTCAGATAGAACTTCGGTTGATTGCGGATATGAGCAAGGATCAATCTATGCTCGATGCATTTATGGCGGGGAACGATTTTCACAGAGCGACTGCAGCCAAAGTTTATAATGTACCTTATGATGAAGTGACATCAGAACAACGCCGGAATGCCAAAACGGTCAACTTTTCAATCACTTACGGGGCAGGCGCTACCAATCTTTCCAGACAACTCAATATTAGCAGGAAAGAAGCAACAGAGTTGATAGACAGTTATTTTAAAGAATTCAAAGGCTTAAAAAGTTTTATGGATAACACGGTTCAGTTTGCCCGGGAAAACGGTTATGTAAAAACCCTTTTGGGAAGAAGAAGAAACCTGAGAGATATTAATTCCAGAAATTCTCTGACAGCATCCAATGCAGAACGAATGGCGATCAACACTCCGGTACAGGGAACAGCAGCCGACATGATTAAAATAGCAATGATTCAAATAGATGAAGCATTCAGGAAAGAAAGCCTGAAATCCCGAATGATATTACAGGTCCATGATGAATTGGTATTTGATGTATATAAACCTGAATTAGAGCTGGTGAAGGTCATTGTAGAGGATAAAATGAAAAATGCAGTCAAAGGTTTAACTGTACCCATAGTTGTCGAAATGGGAACCGGATCCAATTGGCTGGAGGCACATTGACAAAACTTTAACAACAAAATTTAACCGATCAGAAAGCATAGAGAAAGTTTTGGTCGTTTGGTTAAGAGTGATCTAAAATTAATCTTATGAAATTTCCGGTTCCAGTATCCATTTCAAGTATTGCTGACCAATATAATCTTAAAATTATTGGAAATCCTGATACACTTGCTCTGGGAATCAACGAAATACATAAAGTTAAAGCAGGAGATATCACTTTTGTAGATGTTGAAAAATATTATAAAAAATCACTTTATTCGGAAGCTACAATCATCATCATCAACAAAGAAACAGAATGCCCTCCCGGTAAAGTTTTGTTGATTTGTGAACAACCATTTGAGATTTACAACCAGATAGTCTGGGAATACCGTCCTTTCAGTCCTTTACTTGCACAGACAGGTGATAATCTCAATATAGGTTCAGATTCGGTTATAGAACATGGCGTTCATATAGGTCATGATGTAAAAATAGGTCGCAACTGTTATATTCAATCCGGAGTATATATTGGAGATTTTACTGAAATCGGGGACAATGTTGAAATTCAATCCGGCGCTTTGATAGGAACTGATGCATTCTATTTCAAAAAGATAGGTGAACAATATAAAAAGTGGCGTTCAGGAGGAAAAGTTATAATAGAAAATGATGTTTCAATTGGAGCTGGTTGTACAATAAATCGAGGCGTTTCAGGTGAAACTATCGTTGGATCAGGCACAAAAATGGACTGCCAGATACACATAGGACATGGAGTAGTCATTGGAAAAAATTGTCTCCTAGCTGCGCAGGTGGGAATTGCAGGAAAAACAACCATAGGTAATAACTGTGTTATTTATGGTCAGGTAGGAATCGCCCAAAATCTTGTAATCGGAGACAATGTAACCATTTATGCTCAATCCGGAATCTCCAAAAATCTGGAGAGCGGACAAACTTATTTTGGGAGTCCGGCTACAGAAGCTAAAGAAAAATTTAAGGAAATGGCAAGCTTACGGATGCTTTCCAAAAGTTTTGAAACAGATCATACTACTTCCATTTAATATTACATCCGGCACTCGGATATTGTTTTTCCGGAAAAGCATCATTATTAAGCATTGAATCCAAAGCATTTCTAAGGTCACTACCTGAAAGGGGCAAGTTATTTCCCGGTCTGGATTGATCAATTCTGCCCCGGTAATACAACTTTAATGATTTGTCAAAAACATAAAAATCTGGTGTACAGGCTGCATCGTATGCTTTGGCGACTTCCTGTGATTCATCATAAAGATATGGGAATGGGTATTGAAGCACCATTGCTACTATTCTCATTTTGTCAGGAGCATCATCCGGATATTTTACAGCATCATTGCTACTGATTCCGACAAATTTTATGCCTTTGTCTTTATAATCATTCGCAATACGTACAATTTCAGCATTGACATGAATTACATAAGGACAATGGTTGCACAAAAACATAATTACGGTTCCTTCTTCTCCTTTCACATCATCCAATGACAATTCATGTCCGGAGACCGTATCCGGCAATTTAAAGACCGGCGCAGTCACTCCCAATGGTAGCATATTTGATTCAGTTAAAGCCATTTTTTTATATTTTTGACAGCAAAATTACATTCTCCGGACAAACTTTTCCAATAAATGAATAAAAACAGGACCCGCTTTGGCTGCAACTTCAATGACTTCTTCATGCGTAATGGTGTGCACGCCCGATCCCGGCATATCAGTTACAATAGAAATACCTAAAATTTTCATTCCTGCATGTACACCCGCAATTACTTCCGGTACGGTGGACATACCCACTATATCTGCACCGGATTGATGGAGTTGTTTAGCCTCAGCCGGTGTTTCATAACACGGACCGGATA
The genomic region above belongs to Saprospiraceae bacterium and contains:
- a CDS encoding T9SS type A sorting domain-containing protein, which codes for MVKKDLLTRCKGIPVLQSLLLSLLVLFSTGYSYGQTMACNDQVNVSLNEDCEARITPLMILEGESINLALNSTVKVSGIPTSVPYSHPVVTTPGFYSVTVTSPQGNSCWGNMLVEDKLPPVVNCNCPVGNDDPACSFLCTDEVAFLAGTLNFPKPTAVDACTATTVVFGDQVIQGDCGFKTIRRTWIFSDAFGNTSAPCVSEYYFEKVDIFTDLTPPYQAVQLTCGADVSMPGIFTFIKNQLKPIYLAEFLAPPFNYNQSQANAAAEAKAIEEANKHAWPTVNGIPLSAPICNIMAAKQDTEIPACGPTCTNSKKVIRLWTIIDWCTGETRTVTQIIKATDDEAPTIVAKNITVSVDPWVCAGNFLLPAPDILHDNCDANPTYTVEGPFGVVIKYDIPSKRFLVTGAPKGVHTFTYVGKDCCENEGRYDITVTIVDRTPPVAVAKQYIVISLTTDGDGEGIAKLFANSVDNGSYDQCSNVHLEIRREFQPGRDEIGCGYTGNYTYNADGHPNDGSSNPNASNYDPDNGAYVKFCCADITNTDGAVPFGIVKVWMRVWDDGDMNGIYGTAGDNFNETWVEVRVEDKLPPKIVCPPDITLACNDDHLDLSRTGRATAYSNCLNLETEFTDVNFLNSCGNGYVLRNWRVKGKPGFVCTQRITKYNPFPLFAGSIVWPSDRTTNCAGNPIIDQPTWTAGPCDQVGVSLKSDTFYFEGNACLKILNRWTVIDWCQYDPNATAPTGYYTHTQTIKVIDEVKPTLGSCADLMFEINDDNDADNDGNKCERKNLVLTQTATDQGQCASDWLKWVIFVDLWGDGTNDYEFSSFLPASDVTFNDTNGNGIPDRYVGATGQGQTVSITIPEDILGSMSNHKVRWSVSDGCGNVTSCSQNFMVVDKKKPTPYCLNISSALMLNGQVELWAVDFNLGSFDNCTAKNNLLYTFDGANPNLTRLNQVHYFKGAGQNASEAEYNAGLAQKWLPASNSSGRIFNCSHLPSVDVQMTVWDEKLNFEYCLVKLNLADNQGACGNTPNVTVTGTTTTQTGAVLIGAEVTLANGIAEMTRTYYTGNNGIFAFPNTVMHYDYTIQGAKNDDYLNGVSTLDLVLIQRHILDLEKLNNPYNIIAADVNNDQKVTAADMVELRKLILGIYNTLPSNGSWKFINAKQTFFDVNHPWPLTETINLENLSSNMENQNFISVKVGDVNGSASSQISGGNTENRSVINLKSDDQAVASGQEYTVSFTSSEVQNIYGFQFTMDLKNAELIDVFAGSKRLADANIARQDANRYTVSWNDITPLNGNDVISFRILSKANGLISDMVDVNSTVTKAEIYTGQTPKASKLSLRFADKGTDTEFVVYQNEPNPFKDNTSIGFNLPEAGKVKLTVTDINGREIYTNSNSFGKGYNNFTLNRNDIKYTGVMIYKIESGSYTATKKMIGLE
- a CDS encoding carboxypeptidase-like regulatory domain-containing protein codes for the protein MQQHISSNIFYNSKSLTGKLISVLFISLFSFLVFIPFTSGQSVTSVSGRIYDADTKEPLIFVEVSFLGTTVGTTTDTDGYFLLETRFPSDTLMVNYLGYVSQKVKVVRGKKQNFDFYLKFESKVMETVVFKAKKEKYSKKNNPALELAKKVTQNRKQNHLKGLDYLQYEKYEKVRLDLNNITHNFKNSFITKDLEFMWEFEDTSSINGKTYLPIFLRETLSTYYFRKSPEKEKEYRKAIKFSEITEQFDAKSLNSVIDVLYTDIDIYNDEIQLLENQFVSPVSKPGFNFYRYYIIDTTIINGKSAINLAFIPAVKGNIGFTGNMYISNDEKYTVLKIDMGIINGINLNFVRDLRIEQEFEPYEDKYIRTKDVLTIDYSLSANGLGAFGTRTVVYSDFKFNEPSEPSVYSGLLAVEEAPDVYRPNEFWEQNRLVPLNKSDSDLYKMVDMLRSSKKFNSLVYLTRVFTTGFVPLDRVEFGPLATFASYNPVEGTQIRFGGWSTFKLSKKILLQAYGSYTTRMKRYKYSTGFTYTFNEDYKRNPRHYIRLSADRESIFPGQDLDFFSPDNILLSLRRGVVDKMLFNDVYKIFYENENDVLSYNIALIHKNREPIGTLQFLYNDPVLETEVSIQDITTSEVQIGLKFAPNEKFIQGKQNRRPLFNEYPVIKLNYIKGFENILGGQYNYDRLTLNLFKQFEWTTWGTTNIILESGKIWGDVPYILKFIPRGNQTYAYQLASYNLMNFLEFSTDQYASINIEHFFFGRFLNQVPLIKKLKLREVVTFKALYGSTSAKNNPNLHSELVQLPKDENGQTTTFLLDGRPYIEASIGVTNIFKMFRVDLVRRFNYLENPNLPTLFGSKGWGIRARIHLEF